From the Labrys wisconsinensis genome, the window CGGGCACTTCCTGTTCGTCAACCGGATCGCGCCGCTGATCGAGGACGGCGGACGCGTCGTCGTCCTCTCCTCGGCGGGACACCGCTATGCCGATGTCGATCTCGACGATCCCGGCTTCGAGCGGACCGACTATGCGCCGTTCGTGGCCTATGGACGCTCCAAGACCGCCAACGCGCTGTTCGCGGCGGAGTTCGACCGCCGCCACCGGGCGCGCGGGGTCCGCGCGGCCTCCGTCCATCCAGGCGGCATCCGCACGGAGCTGTCCCGGCACATGAGCGAGGACGAGCTCGCCCGGCTGATCGCCTCGATCAATGCCAGCCAGCCGCCGGGCGCGCCGCCGTTCCACTACAAGAGCGTGCCGCAGGGCGCGGCGACGACGGTCTGGGCGGGATTCGTCGCGCCGGCCGACGAGGTCGGCGGCCGCTATTGCGAAGATTGCCACGTCGCGGAGATCGTCACGGACCCGGCCGTGCGCGGCGGCGTCAGGCCCTATGCGCTCGATCCCGAGCGGGCCCGTGCGCTGTGGGCGTTGAGCGAAACGATGGTGGGAGAGGCTTTCTGAGGAAGCCTATCCGAAGGTGAAGGCGAAGGCCTGGGCGCCGGGATCGAGAAACTCGATCTCGAACGTGCGGTCCGACGGCGCTCCAGCCTGGCGGACGAGCTGATAGAGGCGCTGGCCCACGATCGTGCCGTTGCCGTCGGCATCCGTGTCGGTGCCATGGTCCGTCTGCGGCGGCTTGCCGTCGACCAGGACCTTGAACCGCACC encodes:
- a CDS encoding SDR family NAD(P)-dependent oxidoreductase, whose protein sequence is MSFGADSTTDEVLAGYDLAGKRVLVTGVSAGLGVETARTLVAHGAAVVGAARDLAKAERATTSVRDARARGATFDLIELDLAALASVRACADRLVGTGRRFDVVIANAGVMACPQGKTKDGFETQFGTNHLGHFLFVNRIAPLIEDGGRVVVLSSAGHRYADVDLDDPGFERTDYAPFVAYGRSKTANALFAAEFDRRHRARGVRAASVHPGGIRTELSRHMSEDELARLIASINASQPPGAPPFHYKSVPQGAATTVWAGFVAPADEVGGRYCEDCHVAEIVTDPAVRGGVRPYALDPERARALWALSETMVGEAF